The following proteins come from a genomic window of Pyxidicoccus sp. MSG2:
- a CDS encoding secondary thiamine-phosphate synthase enzyme YjbQ, which produces MYHAKELTVSTRGRGFTDITAEVQRAVTESGARQGLCTVFLHHTSASLILCENADPDVRRDLESFFARLVKDGDPLFVHDAEGPDDMPAHVRTVLTQNSLSIPVKDGSAALGTWQGVYVWEHRTSPHRRRVTVSVVG; this is translated from the coding sequence ATGTACCACGCGAAGGAGCTGACGGTGTCCACCCGGGGCCGCGGCTTCACCGACATCACCGCCGAGGTGCAGCGCGCGGTGACGGAGAGCGGCGCGCGGCAGGGGCTGTGCACGGTGTTCCTGCACCACACGAGCGCGTCCCTGATTCTGTGTGAGAACGCGGACCCGGACGTGCGCCGTGATTTGGAGTCCTTCTTCGCGCGGCTGGTGAAGGACGGGGACCCGCTCTTCGTGCACGACGCGGAGGGGCCGGACGACATGCCCGCGCACGTGCGCACGGTGCTCACACAGAACTCCTTGAGCATCCCCGTGAAGGACGGCTCCGCGGCCCTGGGGACGTGGCAGGGCGTCTACGTCTGGGAGCACCGCACGTCGCCGCACCGCCGCCGCGTCACCGTGTCCGTGGTGGGGTGA
- a CDS encoding alpha/beta hydrolase, whose translation MGGRTARRLATRLGELECNVVDALPEGAAPELAVILCHGFGAPATDLVPLAPELMSVEASLADRVRFIFPGAPLTLAEWGMPAGRAWFHLPEAIMRGQLRDWDLFAREVPPGLPAARRAMMSVVDAVSTSTKLPYGRIVLGGFSQGGMVTTDVALRLEEAPAGLCILSGTLTSEAEWRQKAQARKGLPVFQAHGRDDTVLPFSAAERLRDVLTESGLAVDFHPFDGPHTIDSEELERLAAFLLARLGGR comes from the coding sequence ATGGGTGGCCGCACCGCTCGACGCCTCGCCACGCGGCTGGGTGAGCTGGAGTGCAACGTCGTCGACGCGCTCCCCGAGGGCGCGGCGCCCGAACTGGCCGTCATCCTCTGTCACGGCTTCGGCGCTCCGGCGACGGACCTGGTGCCGCTCGCGCCGGAATTGATGTCGGTGGAGGCGTCGCTCGCAGACCGCGTGCGCTTCATCTTCCCCGGCGCCCCGCTGACGCTGGCGGAGTGGGGCATGCCCGCCGGGCGCGCGTGGTTCCACCTGCCCGAGGCCATCATGCGCGGGCAGCTCCGCGACTGGGACCTCTTCGCCCGCGAGGTACCTCCGGGCCTGCCGGCCGCGCGCCGGGCGATGATGAGCGTGGTGGACGCGGTGTCCACCTCCACGAAGCTGCCGTATGGCCGCATCGTTCTGGGCGGCTTCAGCCAGGGCGGCATGGTGACGACGGACGTGGCGCTGCGGCTGGAGGAAGCGCCCGCGGGTCTGTGCATCCTGTCCGGCACGCTCACCTCGGAGGCGGAGTGGCGGCAGAAGGCCCAGGCCCGCAAGGGACTGCCCGTGTTCCAGGCCCACGGCCGCGATGACACCGTGCTGCCCTTCTCCGCCGCCGAGCGCCTGCGCGACGTGCTGACGGAGTCCGGGCTGGCGGTGGACTTCCACCCCTTCGACGGGCCGCACACGATTGACTCCGAGGAGCTGGAGCGGCTGGCCGCGTTCCTGCTGGCGCGGCTGGGAGGGCGCTGA